In Macadamia integrifolia cultivar HAES 741 chromosome 13, SCU_Mint_v3, whole genome shotgun sequence, one DNA window encodes the following:
- the LOC122060046 gene encoding histone acetyltransferase HAC1-like isoform X1: MHVQAHMSGQISGQVPNQAGSQLSGLPQPNGNSLPSQMSNLGGFRGMFNMDPDFSMVRKYMRERIHQLFQQRPPTSHEMQARIPDIVKRLEECLLKTANSKEEYMNMDTLEHRLQALLRRSAPINHNQHLISSSSSIGTMIPTPGMSHSGSSNSTVTSMDNSMIAGNSCNLMASNTVNRGSLLTTANGSAGGIHGSLSNGYQQSPANVSICSGGNNVTSSMGVQRISSQMIPTPGLVSTQSSMNSESSNTGVGFSTVDSAMISQPQKQKQYIGGQNSRILHSLGGQMGIGTRSSLPQNPSTYGFSNGALNGGLGVMGNNMQLLNGPAASEGYGSASTYGSLPKPQNQHFDPQRPQQLMQTLSQQMIPSGCDGYTMNAADLTGSGNLYGSATSVGSAINNQSPITASLQAKSKANSLTASQPNMQALQQTAHIKPQNVDESSKMNFQSHHSGRENLLQSHQHTQKFQQQPHQFQQQQYLQHPQRQQFQQQEQQQQLLVKNDGFRQSQLASGIGGQLTSECRTESHNEILPSLVHEQFQLSEFHNQFQQNNAADPSGQQDLGSSIPQDSHQMQQLSHQHQLLAESHNDFSCLSPGVQTEPVLQGQWHPQSQGTSDIQDYSSHHWHVQEEFHQRISGQDEAQRPHLSSEGSITGQTAASKSTVVHPTSSGASCRPGNATERRWRNQQRWLLFLDHARACSTPEGKCPEVNCVTVQKLCRHMLQCNVNNCSYPRCQPSKVLLLHFRNCSGPECPVCVPVKNILQLNRQAHSRPSLDSGLPNQINGSWKSIDTGTGDTSKMASKTSSSTAETSEDLHSSVKRIKIEHHSPTLMPKGEATGQPLVSPDAQTQVCQQIEMCMTVKSEVPEVKMEPPVNSGRGSPNFSEMKKDGLDDSYNVRPGEPIILIETDGLANQESMKVEKEIDQAKQELKQETTTTLPSEQSTGTKSGKPTIKGVSLTELFTPEQIREHIIGLRKWVGQSKAKAERNQAMEHSMSENSCQLCAVEKLTFEPPPIYCTPCGARIKRNAMYYTVGTGDTRHYFCIPCYNEARGEIIEVDGTAIPKTRLEKKRNDEETEEWWVQCDKCEFWQHQICALFNGRRNDGEAEYTCPNCYIAEIERGERKPLPHSAVLGAKDLPRTILSDQIEQRLFKRLKQERQDRARFLGKSYDEVPGVEALVVRVVSSVDKKLEVKQRFLEIFQEENYPLEYPYKSKVVLLFQKIEGVEVCLFGMYVQEFGSECQFPNQRRVYLSYLDSVKYFRPEVKTVTGEALRTFVYHEILIGYLEYCKKRGFTSCYIWACPPLKGEDYILYCHPEIQKTPKSDKLREWYLAMLRKAAKENIVVDLTNLYDHFFVSTGECKAKVTAARLPYFDGDYWPGAAEDMINQLRQEEDGRKQQKKVKKSITKRALKAAGQADPSGNASKDVLLMQKLGETISPMKEDFIMVHLQHACTHCCILMVSQNRWICKQCKNFQLCDKCYEAEQIIEEKDRHPINSREKHALFPVEVTYVPAETKDKDEILESEFFDTRQAFLSLCQGNHYQYDTLRRAKHSSMMVLYHLHNPTAPAFVTTCIICYHDVEAGQGWRCEICPEYDVCNACYQKDGCVDHPHKLTNHPSTADRDAQNKEARQKRVMQLRKMLDLLVHASQCRSPHCQYPNCRKVKGLFRHGIQCKRRASGGCLLCKKMWYLLQLHARACKESECHVPRCKDLKEHLRRLQQQSDSRRRAAVMEMMRQRAAEVKGNTG; encoded by the exons ATGCATGTGCAGGCACATATGTCTGGACAGATTTCAGGGCAGGTACCAAATCAAGCTGGCTCCCAGTTGTCGGGTCTACCTCAGCCGAATGGAAATTCTCTACCTTCCCAGATGTCAAATTTAGGTGGTTTTCGTGGTATGTTCAATATGGATCCTGATTTTTCTATGGTGCGCAAATATATGCGGGAAAGAAT CCACCAACTTTTCCAGCAGCGGCCACCGACATCTCATGAAATGCAGGCAAGGATACCGGACATTGTAAAGCGCTTGGAGGAGTGTCTGCTTAAGACTgccaactcaaag GAGGAATATATGAACATGGACACATTAGAGCATCGCTTACAAGCTCTACTCAGACGATCAGCTCCCATTAACCACAATCAgcatcttatttcttcttcctcatccattGGTACAATGATACCAACCCCTGGTATGTCACACAGTGGAAGCTCAAATTCAACTGTTACTTCTATGGACAATTCCATGATTGCTGGCAATTCTTGTAATTTGATGGCATCAAACACGGTCAACAGAGGAAGCTTGTTGACCACTGCCAATGGGTCTGCTGGTGGCATTCACG GGTCCCTATCTAATGGATATCAGCAATCACCTGCCAATGTCTCAATTTGCTCTGGTGGAAATAATGTGACGTCATCAATGGGTGTGCAAAGAATTTCCAGCCAAATGATTCCTACACCTGGGTTGGTTAGTACCCAGTCCTCCATGAATTCTGAATCCTCTAATACTGGTGTTGGGTTTTCGACTGTTGATTCCGCGATGATTTCACAGCCCCAGAAGCAGAAACAATACATTGGTGGTCAAAACAGCCGTATATTGCACAGCCTTGGAGGGCAAATGGGCATTGGTACAAGGTCTAGCTTGCCTCAGAATCCCTCAACGTATGGATTTTCGAATGGAGCTCTAAATGGTGGGTTGGGTGTGATGGGGAACAATATGCAACTGCTGAATGGGCCTGCAGCATCTGAAGGTTATGGTTCTGCCTCTACCTATGGTAGTTTACCAAAGCCTCAAAATCAACACTTTGATCCACAACGTCCGCAACAATTGATGCAAA CTCTGTCCCAGCAAATGATTCCATCTGGATGTGATGGATATACAATGAATGCTGCTGATCTAACTGGGTCGGGAAACTTATATGGCTCCGCAACATCTGTTGGATCTGCTATTAATAACCAGAGTCCAATCACAGCCAGCTTGCAGGCTAAGTCAAAAGCCAACTCTTTAACGGCCTCTCAGCCTAATATGCAAGCATTACAACAGACTGCACATATAAAGCCCCAAAATGTTGATGAATCGTCAAAGATGAATTTCCAATCTCACCACTCAGGTAGGGAAAATTTGTTGCAATCTCATCAACACACGCAGAAGTTTCAGCAACAGCCTCATCAgtttcaacaacaacaatatcTTCAACATCCACAAAGGCAACAATTTCAGCAGCAGgagcagcagcaacaacttTTGGTGAAGAATGATGGTTTCAGACAGTCTCAGTTGGCTTCAGGTATAGGTGGTCAACTAACTTCCGAGTGTCGAACAGAATCTCATAATGAAATCCTCCCATCGCTGGTTCATGAACAGTTCCAGCTTTCTGAGTTTCATAATCAATTCCAGCAGAATAATGCTGCTGATCCATCTGGCCAACAGGATTTAGGCTCATCAATTCCCCAGGATTCTCATCAAATGCAACAATTATCGCATCAACATCAGCTGTTGGCAGAGTCCCATAATGATTTTAGTTGCCTCTCTCCTGGAGTACAAACAGAACCTGTACTTCAGGGCCAATGGCATCCTCAATCACAGGGAACGTCTGATATACAAGATTATTCTTCACATCACTGGCATGTCCAAGAGGAATTTCATCAACGAATAAGTGGACAAGATGAAGCTCAACGACCTCATCTATCTTCAGAAGGATCTATCACTGGTCAAACTGCCGCTTCAAAAAGTACTGTGGTGCACCCAACTTCAAGTGGGGCATCCTGTAGACCTGGAAATGCAACAGAACGGCGGTGGCGGAATCAGCAGAGGTGGTTGCTGTTCTTGGATCATGCTCGTGCATGTTCAACTCCAGAAGGAAAATGCCCTGAAGTTAATTGTGTCACTGTACAAAAGCTGTGCAGGCATATGCTGCAGTGCAATGTTAATAATTGTTCATATCCTCGCTGCCAACCCTCCAAGGTATTGCTTCTACATTTCAGAAATTGCAGTGGGCCAGAGTGTCCCGTTTGTGTTCCTGTCAAGAATATTCTACAGTTGAATCGTCAGGCACACTCTCGTCCATCATTAGACAGTGGTTTACCTAATCAGATCAATGGATCTTGGAAATCCATTGATACTGGAACTGGAGACACTTCAAAAATGGCTTCAAAAACTAGTTCTTCAACTGCTGAAACTTCAGAAGACCTACATTCCTCGGTGAAACGCATAAAGATAGAGCATCATTCCCCAACTCTTATGCCCAAGGGTGAAGCGACTGGCCAACCTCTTGTGTCCCCAGATGCTCAGACCCAAGTGTGCCAACAGATTGAAATGTGTATGACTGTTAAATCTGAGGTTCCCGAAGTGAAGATGGAACCACCTGTAAATTCTGGTCGTGGAAGTCCTAATTTTAGTGAAATGAAGAAGGATGGTTTAGATGACAGCTACAATGTGAGACCTGGTGAACCTATTATTCTAATTGAGACAGATGGCCTTGCTAATCAAGAAAGCATGAAAGTTGAGAAAGAGATTGATCAGGCTAAGCAGGAGCTAAAGCAGGAGACCACTACTACCTTGCCTTCTGAACAGTCCACTGGAACCAAATCAGGAAAGCCAACAATAAAGGGTGTATCACTAACTGAACTTTTCACTCCAGAGCAAATTCGGGAGCATATTATTGGTCTAAGGAAATGGGTTGGCCAG AGTAAAGCTAAGGCTGAAAGAAACCAGGCAATGGAACATTCAATGAGTGAGAACTCTTGTCAGCTGTGTGCAGTGGAAAAACTTACATTTGAACCTCCACCTATATATTGCACACCTTGTGGTGCACGCATCAAGCGGAATGCCATGTATTATACTGTGGGAACTGGTGACACACGGCACTACTTTTGTATTCCTTGCTACAATGAGGCTCGTGGAGAGATCATTGAGGTTGATGGAACTGCTATTCCGAAGACAAGgctagagaagaagagaaatgatgAAGAAACTGAAGAGTGG TGGGTTCAATGTGATAAATGCGAGTTTTGGCAACATCAAATATGTGCTCTCTTCAATGGTCGAAGAAATGATGGGGAAGCTGAATACACTTGTCCTAATTGCTACATAGCAGAGATTGAAAGGGGAGAGCGTAAGCCCTTACCACACAGTGCTGTTCTTGGTGCAAAGGATTTACCCAGAACAATCCTTAGTGACCAAATAGAACAGCGACTTTTTAAACGACTGAAGCAGGAGAGACAAGACAGGGCCAGGTTTCTGGGGAAGAGTTACGATGAG GTTCCAGGAGTAGAAGCACTGGTTGTGAGAGTGGTATCATCTGTTGACAAAAAGCTGGAAGTGAAGCAAaggtttttggagatttttcaaGAAGAGAATTACCCCTTGGAATATCCATATAAATCAAAG GTAGTTCTGTTATTCCAGAAGATTGAAGGTGTAGAAGTTTGCCTCTTTGGCATGTACGTTCAAGAATTTGGTTCAGAATGCCAGTTCCCAAATCAGCGGCGAGTGTATCTGTCGTATCTGGATTCTGTCAAATATTTCAGACCTGAAGTTAAAACAGTTACAGGAGAGGCTCTTCGTACATTTGTGTACCATGAAATTCTT ATAGGATACCTTGAGTATTGCAAGAAACGGGGTTTCACAAGCTGCTATATATGGGCTTGCCCACCATTGAAGGGTGAAGATTATATTTTATACTGTCATCCTGAAATTCAGAAGACACCAAAATCTGATAAGCTCAGGGAATG GTATTTAGCAATGTTAAGAAAAGCGGCCAAGGAAAATATAGTGGTTGATCTGACTAATTTATATGATCATTTCTTCGTGTCTACTGGTGAATGTAAGGCTAAGGTAACTGCAGCTAGACTGCCATATTTTGATGGTGACTACTGGCCTGGTGCTGCGGAGGATATGATTAATCAGCTCCGTCAAGAAGAAGATGGtagaaaacaacaaaagaaagtcAAAAAGAGTATAACAAAAAGGGCCTTGAAAGCTGCTGGACAAGCTGATCCTTCTGGCAATGCCTCAAAAGACGTTTTACTAATGCAGAAA CTTGGTGAAACCATCAGTCCAATGAAAGAAGATTTTATCATGGTTCACTTGCAGCATGCCTGCACTCACTGTTGTATTCTTATGGTGTCTCAAAATCGTTGGATTTGTAAACAGTGCAAAAATTTTCAGCTTTGTGACAA GTGTTATGAAGCTGAACAGATAATTGAAGAGAAGGATAGACATCCAATCAACAGTCGGGAAAAGCATGCACTCTTCCCT GTCGAAGTGACTTACGTACCTGCGGAAACTAAAGATAAAGATGAGATTCTTGAGAGTGAATTCTTTGACACTAGGCAGGCGTTTCTGAGTCTCTGTCAAGGAAATCATTATCAGTATGATACCCTACGCCGGGCTAAGCACTCTTCAATGATGGTCCTGTATCATCTTCATAATCCAACTGCACCTGCTTTTGTGACAACATGCATTATCTGCTATCATGACGTTGAAGCTGGTCAGGGATGGCGTTGCGAAATATGCCCTGAATATGACGTATGCAACGCGTGTTATCAAAAGGATGGTTGTGTTGATCATCCTCATAAGTTGACAAATCATCCCTCTACGGCCGATCGGGATGCACAGAACAAAGAAGCTCGGCAGAAACGAGTTATGCAG